Proteins from a genomic interval of Bradyrhizobium sp. CCBAU 53340:
- a CDS encoding hydantoinase B/oxoprolinase family protein: MSANAADFNDPINLQVMWNRLIFIADQADIVLGRTAFSPIVRENHDYVTVLLDSRGRALAQCTWSIPVFITSLPVAAQKYFLPKFPAETLQEGDVLATNDPEIGTGHLPDVTMITPIFKNGKVVAYAGSIAHLPDIGGAPLHSEASDIFEEGIRFPIVKLHKAGVPNQDVLDIIAASVRLPTEVMGDLESMVAANNVMGRELVKFLDEYDLDGIDELADAIHTRSEAQTRRAIRQWPNGTYSAEVLLDGYDTDVTLKAAVIVRDDSIHVDYTGTSEQILHSINCRTNYRYAHSVYALKCLLDPDTPNNEGCITPITDEAPLGSILNPEEWTAGNSRNLIGHVIPSLIFKALEGVVPGKVMGDSGGAPIWAANCVGRRDDGSQYGSVQNFHGGQGARAEFDGLDTLSFPSNCKVTAIEMFEIAVPALTECKELIPDSGGAGKSRGGLGQRVVLRNLGPNPMNVYLASERVRHPCFGVVGGQSGSTGKVHKNGEPQFPKGKVVLKTGDRLEVETPGGGGWGKTSERSAALIELDLAEGLITSAAARQIYGYQPSSVAATAAE; this comes from the coding sequence ATGTCCGCGAACGCTGCCGATTTCAACGATCCGATCAATCTCCAGGTGATGTGGAATCGCCTGATCTTCATCGCCGACCAGGCCGACATCGTGCTTGGCCGCACCGCGTTCTCGCCGATCGTGCGCGAGAACCACGATTATGTGACCGTGCTGCTCGACAGCCGCGGTCGCGCGCTGGCGCAATGCACCTGGTCGATCCCGGTGTTCATTACCTCGCTGCCGGTCGCCGCGCAGAAATACTTCCTGCCGAAGTTTCCGGCCGAGACGTTGCAAGAGGGCGACGTGCTCGCCACCAACGATCCCGAGATCGGCACCGGCCATCTGCCCGACGTCACAATGATCACGCCGATCTTCAAGAACGGCAAGGTCGTCGCCTATGCCGGCTCGATCGCACATCTTCCGGACATCGGCGGCGCTCCCCTGCATTCCGAGGCCAGCGACATCTTCGAGGAAGGCATTCGCTTTCCGATCGTGAAGCTGCACAAGGCCGGCGTCCCCAACCAGGACGTGCTCGACATCATCGCCGCCTCTGTTCGCCTCCCAACGGAGGTGATGGGCGATCTCGAATCCATGGTCGCGGCCAACAATGTGATGGGCCGGGAACTGGTCAAATTCCTCGATGAATACGATCTCGACGGCATCGACGAGTTGGCCGACGCGATCCACACCCGCTCCGAAGCGCAGACCCGGCGCGCGATCCGGCAATGGCCGAACGGCACCTACAGTGCCGAGGTTCTGCTCGACGGCTACGACACCGACGTGACCCTCAAGGCCGCAGTGATCGTCCGCGACGATTCCATTCATGTCGACTACACCGGAACGTCCGAGCAGATCCTTCATTCGATCAATTGTCGCACCAATTATCGCTACGCCCATTCGGTCTACGCGCTGAAGTGCTTGCTCGACCCGGATACGCCGAACAATGAGGGCTGCATCACGCCCATCACGGACGAGGCGCCGCTCGGCTCGATCCTCAATCCAGAGGAATGGACGGCGGGCAATTCGCGCAACCTGATCGGGCATGTGATCCCATCGCTTATCTTCAAAGCGCTGGAAGGCGTGGTGCCGGGCAAGGTGATGGGCGACAGCGGCGGCGCGCCGATCTGGGCTGCCAACTGCGTCGGTCGGCGCGACGACGGTTCGCAATACGGCTCGGTGCAGAATTTCCACGGCGGGCAAGGCGCGCGTGCCGAATTCGACGGTCTCGATACCCTGAGCTTTCCTTCCAACTGCAAGGTCACGGCGATCGAAATGTTCGAGATCGCGGTGCCCGCGCTCACGGAGTGCAAGGAGCTGATCCCGGATTCCGGCGGCGCCGGCAAGAGCCGTGGCGGCCTCGGCCAGCGCGTCGTGCTGCGCAATCTCGGACCCAATCCCATGAATGTCTACCTGGCGTCCGAGCGCGTGCGCCATCCCTGCTTCGGCGTCGTTGGCGGCCAGTCCGGCAGCACCGGCAAGGTACACAAGAATGGCGAGCCACAGTTTCCAAAGGGCAAGGTCGTCCTCAAGACCGGAGATCGCTTGGAGGTCGAGACGCCGGGCGGCGGCGGCTGGGGCAAGACGTCGGAGCGCAGTGCGGCATTGATCGAGCTCGACCTTGCGGAAGGCTTGATTACGTCCGCTGCCGCGAGGCAGATTTACGGCTATCAGCCCTCAAGCGTGGCGGCGACCGCCGCCGAATAG
- a CDS encoding SDR family NAD(P)-dependent oxidoreductase, with the protein MGLLDGKIALVTGAGTGIGREAAILLAKEGATVVLTGRRIDPLRDVVALIEKAGGKAVAHVLDVASRDAIRETVAWAKRNVGTIDILVNNAGSASKVLNARFISEAEWNATVNVNLTAVFNLTQAVLDDMIARKEGTVITVSSLAVVNPNLLGGAAYGAAKAGVKNFMTFLHNTFRNQGIRATTILPGETDTPIMDNRARPPLDSERAVMLNPHDVARAVLLCASLQKGAVIPELHICPTFMRDTSADIETARWVGAPEGLADKPKS; encoded by the coding sequence ATGGGTCTTCTCGACGGAAAGATTGCACTCGTCACAGGGGCCGGCACGGGCATCGGCCGCGAGGCCGCCATCCTCCTGGCAAAGGAAGGTGCAACGGTGGTCCTGACCGGACGACGGATTGATCCGCTGCGCGACGTCGTCGCGCTCATCGAGAAGGCCGGCGGCAAGGCCGTCGCCCATGTGCTGGATGTGGCATCGCGCGATGCGATCCGGGAGACAGTGGCCTGGGCCAAGCGTAACGTCGGGACGATCGACATCCTCGTTAACAACGCCGGCAGCGCCAGCAAGGTTCTGAATGCGCGGTTCATCAGCGAGGCCGAGTGGAATGCCACGGTCAACGTCAATCTCACCGCCGTGTTCAACCTGACGCAGGCCGTTCTGGACGACATGATTGCCAGGAAGGAAGGCACTGTTATCACCGTGTCGTCGCTCGCGGTCGTGAACCCGAACCTGCTTGGGGGAGCGGCCTATGGTGCGGCCAAGGCCGGCGTGAAGAACTTCATGACGTTCCTGCACAACACGTTTCGTAACCAGGGCATCCGAGCAACGACGATCCTGCCAGGCGAGACCGACACACCTATCATGGATAACCGCGCGCGCCCGCCGCTAGACAGCGAACGCGCCGTGATGCTCAATCCGCACGACGTCGCGCGTGCGGTGCTGCTCTGTGCGAGCCTGCAAAAGGGTGCCGTGATCCCCGAGTTGCACATCTGTCCGACTTTCATGCGCGATACGTCCGCGGACATTGAAACGGCCCGTTGGGTCGGTGCACCCGAGGGCCTCGCCGACAAGCCGAAAAGCTAG
- a CDS encoding HpcH/HpaI aldolase/citrate lyase family protein produces the protein MNGAKLRERLAKGEAVTMFTPHHSSSGLAVRLVELGGDAIFVDCEHGTWSFEDVRVTAQVVRGAGGAAIVRPHSHERPVLIRYLNAGADGLMVPMVDTAEQARAIVDAVRYACPADHEKRLVIAMIETPKAIEDIEELLAVEGIDVFFIGPGDLSQNMGYPPAPPFGQPRPQAVTERVAHAVKKIRAAGKVAGTLVTSDELPALLEQGVRYFYIHSDPFLRVGLAAVMKLLERSARTTYA, from the coding sequence ATGAACGGAGCCAAGTTGCGCGAACGCCTTGCCAAGGGCGAGGCGGTCACCATGTTTACGCCCCATCACTCGTCGTCGGGACTCGCTGTCCGCCTGGTCGAGCTCGGTGGGGATGCCATCTTCGTCGATTGCGAGCACGGCACCTGGAGCTTCGAGGATGTTCGGGTCACGGCCCAGGTCGTCCGCGGTGCCGGCGGCGCCGCGATCGTTCGTCCGCATTCCCATGAGCGGCCGGTCCTAATCCGCTATCTCAATGCCGGTGCAGACGGTCTAATGGTGCCGATGGTCGATACCGCCGAGCAGGCGCGCGCCATTGTCGATGCGGTTCGCTACGCATGCCCCGCCGATCACGAAAAGCGGCTCGTCATCGCCATGATCGAGACGCCAAAGGCGATCGAGGACATTGAGGAACTGCTCGCGGTGGAAGGGATCGATGTCTTTTTCATCGGGCCCGGCGACCTCTCACAGAACATGGGTTATCCGCCGGCGCCGCCTTTCGGGCAGCCCAGGCCGCAGGCCGTTACGGAGCGCGTTGCCCACGCCGTGAAGAAGATCCGCGCAGCCGGCAAGGTTGCCGGAACGCTCGTGACGTCGGATGAACTGCCTGCGCTGCTGGAGCAGGGAGTGCGGTATTTCTACATCCACTCCGACCCGTTCCTGCGTGTCGGCCTAGCTGCTGTCATGAAGCTGCTTGAACGCTCAGCTCGGACAACGTACGCGTAG
- a CDS encoding SDR family oxidoreductase yields the protein MFNLAGRRALVTGSSQGIGLAIARGLAEHGASVVLNGRDRNKLDAAAASVRAGGHEVAVTSFDVTRPDAVRGGISRIEEAIGPIDILVNNAGMQFRTPLEDFPSEKWEELLKTNVSSAFYVGQAVARHMISRGKGKIINIASVQSELARPGIAPYTATKGAIKNLTRGMCADWARHGLQVNAIAPGYFKTPLNQALVDNPEFSAWLEKRTPASRWGNVDELIGTAVFLSGEASSFVNGHTLYVDGGISTCL from the coding sequence ATGTTCAATCTCGCGGGCCGGCGCGCGCTGGTAACGGGATCATCGCAAGGCATCGGGCTTGCCATCGCCCGAGGGCTGGCCGAGCACGGCGCCTCCGTGGTGCTGAATGGCCGCGACCGCAACAAACTGGATGCGGCCGCGGCAAGCGTCAGGGCCGGCGGCCATGAGGTCGCAGTGACGAGCTTCGATGTGACCCGGCCCGACGCCGTTCGCGGTGGAATCTCGCGCATTGAAGAGGCGATCGGGCCGATTGACATTCTCGTCAACAACGCCGGCATGCAATTTCGCACTCCGTTGGAGGACTTTCCCTCGGAGAAGTGGGAGGAGTTGCTCAAGACCAACGTCTCCAGCGCCTTCTACGTCGGTCAGGCCGTAGCACGCCATATGATCTCACGCGGGAAAGGCAAGATCATCAATATAGCGTCGGTCCAGAGTGAATTGGCGCGGCCCGGCATCGCGCCGTACACCGCGACGAAGGGAGCAATCAAGAACCTGACGCGGGGCATGTGTGCCGATTGGGCGAGGCACGGTCTGCAGGTCAACGCGATCGCACCCGGCTATTTTAAGACTCCCCTTAACCAGGCTCTGGTGGACAATCCCGAGTTCTCGGCATGGCTCGAAAAGCGCACGCCAGCATCGCGCTGGGGCAATGTCGACGAACTGATCGGCACCGCCGTGTTCCTCTCCGGTGAGGCGTCGTCCTTCGTCAACGGCCATACGCTCTATGTCGATGGCGGCATCAGCACCTGCCTGTGA
- a CDS encoding 2-hydroxyacid dehydrogenase, which produces MSTKPEVLMIGAYPTWDMVDLEARYIVHKLWEAADRDRLIEAHRSTIRAIATRGELGASADLMKRLPALEIVSCYGVGTDAIDLAHARTNGIRVTNTPDVLTADVADMAIGLLLAVARKIPQADSFVREGRWTKGNMPLVTRVTGKTVGVVGMGRVGAAVAKRLAAFDCEIRYFDVVRRADLPYAFVPNLVELARRAEFLIVTLAGGESTKAIVNASVLDALGPDGILINVSRGSTVDETALLSALEAKVIKGAGLDVFWNEPNIDERLKVLDNAVLQPHHASGTTETRCAMGKLVRDNLAAHFAGVTLITPVL; this is translated from the coding sequence ATGTCGACGAAGCCCGAAGTATTGATGATCGGAGCCTATCCTACTTGGGATATGGTGGACCTTGAGGCGCGCTATATCGTGCACAAACTCTGGGAAGCGGCTGATCGCGACCGCCTCATCGAAGCGCATCGCAGCACGATCCGGGCGATTGCCACCCGTGGTGAACTCGGCGCATCCGCCGACCTGATGAAGCGGTTGCCGGCGCTCGAGATTGTCTCCTGCTATGGCGTCGGTACCGACGCTATAGATCTGGCCCATGCCAGGACAAATGGAATCCGGGTGACCAACACGCCGGACGTATTGACCGCCGACGTTGCCGACATGGCTATCGGCCTGTTGCTGGCGGTGGCGCGGAAGATTCCACAGGCCGACAGTTTCGTGCGCGAGGGACGTTGGACCAAGGGCAACATGCCGCTGGTGACCCGGGTCACTGGCAAGACTGTGGGCGTGGTCGGGATGGGCCGTGTCGGCGCGGCCGTCGCAAAGCGGCTCGCCGCGTTCGATTGCGAGATTCGCTATTTCGACGTTGTCCGGCGCGCAGACCTTCCTTACGCGTTCGTGCCGAATCTCGTGGAGCTGGCCCGCCGCGCCGAGTTCCTGATCGTGACACTGGCCGGCGGCGAGAGCACCAAAGCTATCGTCAATGCGAGCGTGCTCGATGCGCTTGGACCTGACGGTATCCTCATCAATGTCTCCCGAGGCTCGACAGTGGACGAGACGGCTCTGCTTTCCGCGCTCGAGGCAAAGGTGATCAAGGGTGCAGGTCTCGACGTTTTCTGGAACGAGCCGAATATCGATGAACGACTCAAGGTCCTCGACAATGCCGTCCTGCAACCCCACCACGCCTCGGGCACAACGGAGACCCGGTGCGCCATGGGCAAGCTTGTGCGCGACAATCTTGCCGCCCATTTCGCGGGCGTGACTCTGATCACACCCGTTCTTTGA
- a CDS encoding NAD(P)-dependent alcohol dehydrogenase, giving the protein MKRVQYDRYGGPEEMYFGDYTPPPLERDQVRVKVKAVAINPLDWKLRRGAMKLIIGRAFPKGVGSDYAGTVEAVGEDVTNVHFGDDVFGTMDFKIAGAFAESIVVHSRYLTRKPERLSFSEAACLPIPATTAWAAIIDKAQVRSESRIFINGCSGAVGAFAVQLALARGAAVAGSCGKAAMPAAKATGVDPVFNYADSPSYREAGKFDAIFDTAGTMPVGEGISMLKRGGVFVDINPTPGRAIRGILSGRYKLAFATMGTEHLPEIAQLATEGVLRPNVGLEKPFSEALTAIADAESGFRGAGRLVLAL; this is encoded by the coding sequence ATGAAGAGAGTGCAGTACGATCGTTATGGTGGTCCCGAGGAGATGTATTTCGGCGACTACACGCCACCGCCGCTCGAGCGCGACCAGGTGCGCGTCAAGGTAAAAGCTGTCGCCATCAATCCCCTCGACTGGAAGCTCCGTCGGGGCGCCATGAAACTGATCATCGGCAGGGCATTTCCGAAGGGGGTCGGCTCCGACTACGCCGGGACCGTGGAGGCCGTCGGCGAGGACGTAACAAACGTGCATTTTGGAGACGATGTCTTCGGCACGATGGACTTCAAGATCGCGGGCGCTTTTGCCGAGTCGATCGTGGTCCATAGCCGATATCTGACCAGAAAACCGGAGCGGCTCTCGTTCAGCGAGGCTGCTTGCCTTCCCATTCCGGCAACGACAGCCTGGGCTGCAATCATCGACAAGGCGCAAGTTCGCAGCGAGTCGCGCATCTTCATCAACGGCTGTAGCGGGGCGGTCGGCGCGTTCGCAGTGCAGTTGGCGCTGGCACGAGGCGCGGCGGTCGCTGGTTCATGCGGCAAGGCCGCCATGCCAGCGGCCAAAGCCACCGGCGTTGATCCGGTATTCAACTACGCTGATAGCCCCTCGTACCGAGAGGCGGGAAAGTTCGATGCGATTTTCGATACGGCCGGAACGATGCCCGTAGGCGAAGGAATTTCCATGCTCAAGCGCGGAGGAGTATTCGTCGACATCAACCCCACACCTGGCAGAGCAATCCGCGGGATTTTGTCGGGCCGATACAAGCTTGCCTTCGCGACGATGGGCACGGAGCACCTCCCCGAGATCGCTCAGCTTGCGACGGAGGGCGTGCTACGGCCAAACGTCGGTCTAGAGAAGCCGTTCAGCGAGGCTCTGACCGCGATTGCCGACGCTGAATCAGGTTTTCGCGGTGCCGGCCGACTCGTTCTCGCGCTATGA
- a CDS encoding FMN-dependent NADH-azoreductase, producing MKLLHVDASILGGQSASRQLSAAIVERLTVLNPDTQVVRYDLAAEPIGHLTGPELLVQRGSAPEDAATKESAARNSKALDDFVDADVIVIGAPMYNFSLPSQLKAWLDRVAVPGKTFRYTANGVEGLAQGKRVIIASSRGNLYLDGQPAAGFDHQEKYLKSFFTFLGVSDVTVIRAEGLGRSPENRTAALAAAAAEIENLAVVY from the coding sequence ATGAAACTTCTGCATGTCGACGCCAGCATCCTTGGCGGCCAATCGGCCAGCCGGCAACTCTCAGCTGCCATCGTGGAGCGACTAACCGTCCTCAATCCCGATACACAGGTCGTTCGCTACGACCTCGCCGCAGAGCCAATCGGACACTTGACGGGTCCGGAGCTACTGGTTCAGCGGGGCTCGGCTCCGGAGGATGCTGCTACGAAGGAGAGCGCAGCGCGCAATTCCAAAGCCCTCGATGACTTTGTCGACGCCGACGTGATTGTCATCGGCGCGCCGATGTACAATTTTTCTCTTCCGTCACAGCTCAAGGCCTGGCTCGATCGCGTGGCCGTCCCAGGAAAGACATTCCGCTACACCGCCAACGGCGTCGAAGGACTTGCACAGGGCAAACGCGTGATCATCGCTTCCTCGCGCGGCAATCTCTATCTTGACGGTCAGCCCGCCGCCGGGTTCGATCATCAGGAGAAATATCTGAAGAGCTTCTTCACCTTTCTCGGAGTCAGCGACGTGACAGTCATCCGTGCCGAGGGCCTTGGACGCAGCCCCGAGAACCGGACCGCAGCGTTGGCTGCAGCCGCTGCCGAGATCGAGAACCTCGCGGTAGTTTACTGA
- a CDS encoding TetR/AcrR family transcriptional regulator — translation MKQESSAPDGWRERKRRETLQRIAETGLKLFVENGYEATTLEAIAAASGISARTFFYYFKSKEDILLAWQQGMPEAVRAAILAEAPDQRPVHLVRNAFLKLAVHFSSEHAVAIDRIVRSTEQLRASNQAKFLSMEKAVFEALSEHWPQARRRRALQVVAMACVGAMRLSVDAWADEGGQKPLASFIRQIFSALEDEL, via the coding sequence ATGAAACAGGAATCATCGGCTCCGGATGGCTGGCGTGAAAGAAAGCGTCGCGAGACGCTGCAGCGCATCGCCGAAACGGGGCTTAAGCTATTCGTCGAGAATGGGTACGAGGCGACAACGCTTGAAGCGATCGCGGCAGCCTCCGGCATATCGGCACGGACATTCTTCTATTACTTCAAATCGAAGGAAGACATTCTGCTCGCTTGGCAGCAGGGAATGCCGGAAGCCGTCCGGGCGGCGATTCTTGCTGAAGCCCCCGACCAGCGTCCCGTTCACCTCGTGCGCAATGCGTTCTTGAAATTGGCGGTCCATTTCAGCTCCGAGCACGCCGTGGCGATCGATCGGATCGTGCGCTCGACCGAACAGCTAAGGGCGAGCAATCAGGCGAAGTTCTTGTCGATGGAGAAAGCGGTATTCGAAGCTCTATCGGAGCACTGGCCGCAAGCACGCCGGCGCAGGGCCCTTCAGGTCGTCGCAATGGCCTGTGTCGGGGCCATGCGTCTTTCCGTTGACGCGTGGGCAGATGAGGGAGGTCAGAAGCCGTTGGCGAGCTTCATCAGACAGATCTTCTCTGCGTTGGAGGATGAACTTTAG
- a CDS encoding LysR family transcriptional regulator translates to MNSESRSGELSAFVTVAQAGGFREGARSSGASASGLSEAVTRLEAQLGVRLLNRTTRSVVPTEAGQRLLERLGPAFAEVEAAVDVVNNYRDRPAGILRLNVPVSAARLVLPTIVPGFLAAYPDIRLEIIAEDSFIDVLAAGCDAGIRYDERLEQDMMAVPIGPRIQRFATAAAPIYLDRHGRPNHPRDLLNHACLGGRFSSGALVAPWEFEGEGEIVRVEPKGPLLVSAGTATDLAVAAAIAGTGIITLFEEWLRPYIASGQLEPVLEPWWQSFSGPFLYYPGRRLVPAPLRAFIDFVKGE, encoded by the coding sequence GTGAACAGTGAAAGTCGATCTGGGGAACTGAGCGCCTTCGTGACCGTCGCGCAGGCTGGAGGCTTTCGGGAGGGAGCTCGGTCGAGTGGGGCCAGTGCCTCAGGGCTCAGCGAAGCCGTCACCAGGCTGGAAGCGCAACTTGGCGTCAGGCTGTTGAACCGAACGACCCGGTCCGTCGTGCCTACCGAAGCGGGGCAGCGCCTCCTCGAGCGGCTCGGGCCGGCATTCGCCGAAGTGGAAGCTGCGGTCGACGTGGTCAATAACTACCGCGACAGGCCTGCAGGTATTCTGCGTCTCAACGTACCCGTTAGCGCGGCGCGTCTCGTGCTGCCGACAATTGTACCGGGCTTTCTCGCGGCTTATCCCGACATTCGGCTGGAAATCATTGCCGAGGACAGTTTCATCGACGTTCTGGCGGCGGGCTGCGATGCCGGCATCCGATATGACGAGCGTCTGGAGCAGGATATGATGGCAGTACCGATTGGACCTCGCATTCAGCGCTTTGCGACCGCTGCCGCTCCAATCTATCTCGATCGTCACGGCCGGCCCAATCATCCTCGCGATCTGCTCAACCATGCTTGTCTTGGGGGGCGTTTTTCGTCCGGTGCGCTGGTGGCCCCGTGGGAGTTCGAAGGTGAGGGAGAAATCGTTCGCGTCGAGCCCAAGGGACCATTGTTGGTCAGCGCGGGGACGGCGACAGACCTTGCTGTTGCCGCGGCCATCGCCGGTACTGGCATCATCACTCTCTTTGAAGAATGGCTGCGCCCCTATATCGCCAGTGGTCAGCTCGAGCCGGTCCTTGAGCCCTGGTGGCAAAGCTTCTCCGGTCCATTCCTCTACTATCCCGGCCGACGACTCGTGCCAGCGCCGTTGCGCGCATTCATCGACTTCGTGAAGGGTGAATAA
- the gstA gene encoding glutathione transferase GstA has product MKLYYAPGACSLSPHIALLEAGLPFDMVKVDLRTKKLESGEDYLEVNPKGQVPALQLDSGEVITEGPVIVQVIADKVGNGLAPARDSAERYKLLEWLNFVTTELHKNFGPLFSPILADDAKSFFRDRVIAKLKYVDSQLAGRNFLMGDQFTVADGYLFTILGWTDPLKFDLSGMGSLLAYKARIAARPKVKEALVKEGLMKAG; this is encoded by the coding sequence ATGAAACTGTACTATGCACCAGGCGCCTGCTCGCTCTCGCCGCATATCGCCCTTCTGGAGGCTGGTCTTCCGTTCGACATGGTCAAAGTCGATCTGCGAACGAAGAAGCTCGAAAGTGGGGAGGACTATCTGGAGGTCAATCCCAAAGGCCAGGTCCCCGCGTTGCAACTGGATAGCGGCGAGGTCATAACAGAGGGGCCGGTCATCGTTCAGGTGATCGCCGATAAGGTCGGCAATGGCCTAGCTCCGGCCCGTGACAGCGCCGAGCGCTACAAGCTGCTCGAATGGCTCAACTTCGTCACGACGGAGCTGCACAAGAACTTCGGCCCGCTGTTTTCACCAATACTAGCCGACGACGCTAAGTCATTCTTCAGGGACCGCGTCATCGCCAAGCTAAAGTATGTCGACAGCCAGCTTGCTGGCCGCAATTTCCTGATGGGCGATCAGTTCACGGTCGCCGACGGGTACTTGTTCACAATATTAGGCTGGACCGATCCCTTAAAGTTCGATCTTTCGGGTATGGGGAGCCTGCTCGCCTACAAGGCTCGTATAGCTGCGCGCCCGAAGGTGAAAGAGGCCCTCGTTAAGGAAGGTCTGATGAAGGCGGGGTAA
- a CDS encoding amidohydrolase family protein: protein MTLNRNESNDSVGQTSFNVDQEPDVAASRRQFLKTAAVGATVAAAAGPLMPFGANAQPSGEQGSDGILSRLQGSETDRNRRILLKGGIVLSMDRSVGDFMNADVLIEGKTIRAVGPNLSAPDAIVVDATNTIVMPGFVNTHHHQFQTNTRGYFADAFYFTSGRRPDYRRAFMPGGIHEKYTPEDAYIGQLVGGLTNISAGVTTVCDTSQVSITRKHTDACIDAFKESGHRTVFVFTSGPGNAASMADYAFPQDIHRIKSQYFSSEDQLMTLGLGAFPPDVKAVFPLAREIKMPIYVHVTGAARSAVVEELGILADCTIIHAMDLPESAWRQIVDNGAKVSMSSVTEPTVANGIPAIMEVMKYGIMERASFSTDAEAFMTADFFSQMRGAFMLQRLLAVQLSDNGQRDVPRPITCREVLEMSTMGGAVGANLAHKVGSLTPGKEADVIMLRVDMINVWPITNVPGAIVTLMDTSNVDTVFIAGKVRKWRGRLVNVDMVKLLRSLETSRDQLFARAGWRVEPFGTCCER, encoded by the coding sequence ATGACCCTTAACAGGAACGAGTCAAACGACAGCGTCGGCCAAACCTCCTTCAACGTTGATCAAGAGCCAGACGTAGCCGCGTCGCGCCGCCAATTTCTCAAGACAGCTGCGGTCGGCGCCACAGTCGCTGCGGCTGCTGGGCCGCTCATGCCATTCGGCGCGAATGCGCAGCCTTCCGGAGAGCAAGGCAGTGACGGCATCTTGAGCCGGCTGCAGGGCTCTGAGACTGATCGCAACCGAAGGATACTACTCAAAGGCGGAATCGTGCTGTCCATGGATCGATCCGTTGGCGACTTCATGAACGCCGACGTATTGATTGAGGGAAAGACGATTAGGGCTGTCGGGCCAAACCTTTCGGCCCCCGATGCCATTGTTGTCGACGCCACGAACACAATTGTTATGCCCGGCTTTGTCAATACACACCACCATCAATTTCAAACGAACACACGTGGCTACTTCGCCGACGCGTTCTATTTTACCTCTGGACGTCGACCGGACTACCGGCGTGCGTTCATGCCTGGCGGCATCCATGAGAAGTATACACCCGAAGACGCATACATCGGCCAGCTCGTTGGCGGGCTCACCAACATATCCGCGGGTGTCACCACAGTGTGCGACACGTCGCAGGTGTCAATCACGCGAAAACATACGGACGCTTGCATAGATGCGTTCAAGGAGTCCGGTCACCGCACCGTCTTTGTCTTTACGAGTGGTCCGGGCAACGCCGCTAGTATGGCGGACTATGCATTTCCTCAAGATATCCATCGCATAAAATCCCAATACTTCAGCTCCGAAGATCAGCTCATGACGCTCGGCTTGGGCGCCTTTCCTCCCGACGTCAAAGCGGTTTTCCCGCTCGCTCGCGAAATTAAGATGCCAATTTACGTTCATGTGACCGGAGCAGCCCGAAGTGCGGTGGTTGAAGAGTTAGGAATACTCGCCGACTGCACCATCATTCACGCGATGGACCTGCCAGAGAGCGCGTGGCGGCAGATCGTGGACAACGGTGCGAAAGTGTCCATGTCCTCCGTTACCGAACCTACTGTGGCAAACGGAATTCCGGCAATCATGGAGGTGATGAAGTACGGCATCATGGAGCGGGCGAGTTTCAGCACCGATGCCGAGGCCTTTATGACTGCCGACTTCTTCTCTCAGATGCGCGGCGCATTTATGCTTCAACGACTTCTTGCTGTACAGCTCTCTGATAACGGTCAGCGTGATGTACCCCGGCCGATCACTTGCCGCGAGGTTCTGGAGATGTCGACGATGGGAGGCGCGGTCGGTGCGAACCTGGCCCACAAAGTTGGCTCCCTGACTCCGGGTAAAGAAGCAGACGTCATCATGCTACGAGTCGACATGATAAATGTGTGGCCGATCACCAACGTTCCGGGAGCGATCGTAACGCTGATGGACACCAGCAATGTGGATACGGTCTTCATCGCGGGTAAAGTGAGAAAGTGGCGAGGCAGACTTGTCAACGTCGATATGGTGAAACTGCTCCGCTCGCTCGAGACCTCTCGAGACCAATTGTTTGCTCGCGCCGGCTGGAGGGTCGAGCCCTTCGGAACATGCTGCGAACGTTAG